Genomic segment of Bacteroides intestinalis DSM 17393:
AGATGAACCATTCACCTACGAAGATTTGAAGCGTGGATATTTCCGTTTACTTGCGGATAACATGATATCGGAAATCATTCCGAAGGCGGTATTTAATAAGGAAACCGATATGTACGATTTGCATCTGAAAGTAAAGATGGAGGATAATTTCTCTGTCCGCTTAGGGGGGAGTGTGTCTACGACGAGTTCTAATCAGATATATCTGGGACTGGGCTATCAGAACTTAAATTATTATGCCAAAGAGTTTACGTTTGACGGCCAATTGGGTAAAGTTTATAATAATGCCCAACTGATGGCGCGTATAGATTTGCCTACTCATATTCCTACTTCATATCGGCTTATTGCGTCTATCAGTACTTTTGATTATTACAAGAAAGAGAAACTGTTCTCTAAAAACGATAAACCTTCCTTTAATTCAAAGGATGAACGATTTCTGAAGTTGATTATCGCTTTACCGTTCTTAGCGAATAAACGGGCAGAATTTGGCTTTGGTATTGGGAAATTGCAAGATAACTATTTTCAATCCAGTGTGATAAACTTTGAAGAAGACCGTTCGGACAGGAGCTTATACAGGCTTATAGGCGGTTCTATTAGTTTTTATGGAAGTACACTGAATTCTCGTCAATACGCTACAAAAGGATATAACGAGAAATTAATAGCTCAGATTTTTACGGGAAAAGAAAGATATAAGCCTGGAAATCCGACAGAACAGTCTGTTACACAGGAACGGCAATCATGGTTACAGATTTCTTATATGAAAGAAGCATATCATAGTATGGCGCCTAAATTTGTTTTGGGATGGATGGCGGAAGCGCTGTATTCATCGAGAAACTTCTCGGAGAATTTTACGGCGACAATGATGCAGGCTGCAGAATTTTCGCCGACTCCGCATAGTAAGCTGATGTATAATGAGGCTTTCCGCGCCAATCAGTTTCTGGCTGCCGGTATCAAGCCTATGTTTATTTTCAATGATATGTTTCATCTGAGAGGAGAATTTTATGGATTTATGCCTATTTTTCCTATCGAGAAGAATACGCAAAACAAAGCATTTTATGGAAAAGCTTTCTCAAAGGTAGAATATATGGGAGAAGTTTCTGTTATTTGCCAATTACCTTTTGGAGCGATCTCTGCTTATGTAAATCATTATAGCTCACCGAGAAGGGAGTGGAATGTGGGGTTGAGTATCGGCTGGCAACTGTTTAATTACCGTTTCATCGAATAATTTTCTTCAAAAAAAGTTTGTAAAATGCTTGCAGTTTCAGAAAAAGTCCGTATCTTTGCACCCGTTAAACAAAAAGGCCGCGTAGCTCAACTGAATAGAGTAGCTGACTACGGATCAGCCGGTTACAGGTTTGAATCCTGTCGCGGTCACATCTTTTTGACAACAAGGTCGCGTAGCTCAACTGAATAGAGTAGCTGACTACGGATCAGCCGGTTACAGGTTTGAATCCTGTCGCGATCACGAAAAACCTCTGCAAAGTAATTTGCAGAGGTTTTTTGTTATACACCGTAGGGTAACAGTTATATCTGTGTAGACTCATGCAAATATGTGTGTGAGTTGATACAGATATAACTGTGTGCTTGTGCAGATATAAGTATTAATTTCTTTCCTGAGATGAATACATCCGTCTCATGAGACAGTAAAAATCAGCTTGTGAGGCGAAAGAAAACATCCCCTGAGATGAAATAATCTATCTCAGGGGATGTTTTACAAAGAAGTATCTTTGTTTTTTTTAGCACTTAATGTTTAACTCATCCAAAATCTTCCGCATGGCTTCAAAAGTAGTAATCCTGGTAGGCACAAGTGGGAGGCGAAGTTTATTCTCAATCATTCCCATAACGTTCAACATTGCTTTTACGCCTGCCGGATTGCCATCCACAAAAAGAAGCTTGAATAACTCGGCAAATTTATGGTGGATAGTCAATGCATTTGCATAATCTCCTCGCAATGCCAGTCTTACCATGCGGCTAAATTCGCGTGGAAATGCATTTCCGATGACTGATATGATACCAACAGCTCCCAAGGTAATCAAAGGGAAGGTAATACCATCATCTCCCGAAATAACGTCAAAATTAGCTGGTTTATTCTTGATGATATCATCCATTTGAGTGATGTCACCGGAGGCTTCTTTGATAGCAATAACATTTTTGAAGTCACGGGCAATGCGCAGCGTGGTTTCTGCTTTCATATTTACACCGGTACGGCCGGGAACATTATAGAGTACAATTGGAAGCTCTGTAGCCTCTGCAATTGCTTTATAATGTTGATAAATACCTTCCTGAGAAGGTTTATTATAATAGGGAACAACAGACAGAATGGCATCTACTCCGGTAAAATCGTCGTTTTGAAGCGTATTCACAATGGCACGCGTATTATTTCCACCAACACCGAGCAGGATAGGTATCCGACCATTTACGCGTTCGATGACCATTTTCTTGATTTTCTTTTTTTCTTCTTCCGTCAGTGTCGGAGTTTCTGCTGTGGTGCCCAGCACACACAAAAAATCAGTATTGTTTTGAAGTTGATAGTCCACCAAACGTATCAATGCATCGTAATCAACGCTTTCATCCTCTTTAAAAGGAGTAATCAGCGCTACCCCCATTCCTTTCAATTTAGTCTGTATCATGAGTGAAATTTAAGTAATCTCTAATTAAATGACTCGCAAAAGTACGAATATTTTCGATTTCTACAGCAAATATAAGCTATAAAAAAGATTTCACTGGAAAAATGTTACGAAATGAGCGCTAAAAACTCATCTTCGCTCATTATCTGTACACCCAACTTTTGCGCTTTTTCTAATTTAGCGGGTCCCATATTTTCTCCTGCCAGGATAAAACTGGTCTTGGCAGAAATGCTACCTACATTTTTTCCTCCATTCTTCTCTATCAAATCTTTATATTCGTCTCTAGAGTGATGGGTAAACACGCCGCTGATTACAATAGACTGTCCGACAAGTTTATCGGTATAGCCGCTCAGGTCTTCTTCCTTTCGGCTAAACTGTAATCCGGCAATTTTCAGTCGCTCTATTAATTCTCTATTCAGAGGATTAGCGAAGTAGGAAATGATACTTTGCGCTATTTTCTCACCGATCTCATCGATATTTATCAATCTTTCAAGATCTGCATTTTCCAGTTCTTCTATGTCAGTGAAGGACTTAGCTATTTTCTTTGCTACAGTTTCACCGACAAAGCGGATACCTAGGGCGAACAATGCTCGCTCAAAAGGCACTTCCCTACTTTGGGCAATACCCTTGACGATATTTTCCGCCGACTTATCTCCCATACGGTCCAGATTCTTGATATCGTCTACAGTCAGCTTGTACAGATCTGTCGTATCCTTAATGAGTCCTAATCGGTAGAACATATCCACAGTTTCCGGGCCTAATCCGTCAATGTTCATAGCCTTCCGGCTGATGAAATGCTCGATCTTTCCTTTTATCTGAGGCGGACAAGCCGTTTCGTTGGGGCAATAATGCGCAGCTTCTCCCTCGTAACGGATTAATTTGCTGCCACATTCAGGGCAATGAGTGATGAACTTCACTTTTTCACCTACCATCATACTCCGGGCATCTTTATCTACTCCGGTAATTTTGGGTATGATTTCACCGCCTTTTTCTACATAAACCATATCGCCGACATGCAAGTCGAGCCCTTCAATGATATCTGCATTATGCAGAGAGGCACGTTTTACGATTGTACCCGATAATTGTACCGGATCCAGATTGGCAACAGGGGTTACTGCTCCGGTTCTTCCCACCTGGTAAGTCACCTTGTTTAAGCGGGTCAATGCACGCTCTGCCTGGAACTTGTATGCGATGGCCCAACGAGGAGATTTTGCGGTGAAACCGAGGTTTTTCTGTTGTTTCAGGCTATTTACTTTCAAAACAATGCCATCCGTGGCTACAGGTAAATTCTTCCGTTCTGTATCCCAATAATGGATGTAATCGAACACTTCCTGCAGGCTGTGGCACTTCTTCATATGGTCGGAGATTTTGAATCCCCATTGTGCAGCTTTCTGCAGGTTTTCATAATGTCCGTCGCAAGGAAGTTCTTCTCCTAATAAATAATAAAGGTAGGCATCCAGTTTGCGGGAAGCAACTATAGCAGAGTTTTGTAATTTCAAAGTGCCTGATGCAGCATTACGCGGATTAGCGAAAAGAGGTTCTTCGCGTGCCTCTTTTTCGCGGTTTAGTTCCTCAAAGACTTTCCACGGCATTAGTATTTCCCCTCTGATCTCAAATAATTGGGGATAATCACCATGCAAAACAAGGGGGATAGTACGGATTGTCTTCACATTATCTGTTACATCATCGCCTTTTTCACCGTCACCACGGGTTACAGCACGTATTAATTTGCCGTTTTCGTATGTCAGCGAGATGGAAGTACCGTCATATTTAAGTTCGGCACAGATTTCAAAATCTTCGTTCAGGGCTTTTTGAGTGCGATCATAAAAGTCAGATACCTCACCTTCAGAATAGGTATTACCCAACGAAAGCATTGGATATTTGTGTGTCACTTGCGTGAAATTCTTATTCAAATCGCTTCCTACGCGCATGGTTGGCGAAGTTTCGTCCTGATATTCAGGATGTTCTCGCTCCATCTCCTGCAATTCCCGCATCATGTCGTCGAACTCTTTGTCGGAGATTTCGGGAGCATTCAACACGTAATAATTGTAGTTGTGCCGATGCAGTTCGGCACGGAGCTGATCTATCTTTTCTTTTGCAGTCATACCTATTTCAGATTGTTTGAACGCAAAAATACAGGTTTCTCCTCTAATATTTGTACTTTTGCAGAAAATTAAAATTAATATGCGCATTGATATAATAACAGTTCTACCGGAGATGATTGAAGGCTTTTTCAATTGCTCCATTATGAAACGTGCTCAGAATAAAGGGCTTGCAGAAATACATATTCATAATTTACGTGATTATACTGAAGATAAATATCGACGGGTGGATGATTATCCTTTTGGCGGTTTTGCCGGAATGGTGATGAAAATAGAGCCTATAGAGCGCTGTATCAATGCCTTGAAGGCAGAACGGGAGTATGATGAAGTCATTTTTACGACTCCTGATGGTGAGCAGTTCAATCAGCCAATGGCCAATACACTTTCACTTACCCAGAACCTTATTATCCTTTGCGGGCATTTTAAAGGTATCGATTATCGTATTCGCGAGCATCTGATCACTAAAGAAATCAGTATTGGGGACTATGTGCTGACCGGTGGAGAGCTGGCGGCAGCAGTGATGGCGGATGCTATTGTCCGCATCATCCCCGGTGTTATTTCCGATGAGCAATCAGCGTTATCCGACTCGTTCCAGGATAATCTTTTGGCTGCTCCGGTTTATACAAGACCTGCCGATTACAATGGTTGGAAAGTTCCGGAAATTTTATTGTCCGGGCATGAGGCTAAGATTAAAGAATGGGAGTTGCAACAGTCTTTGGAACGGACGCGCAGACTCCGCCCGGATTTGCTGGGAGAGGAATAAATCAGTTGTATAAAAATAGAAAAAGGACATTCGCTATGAATGTCCTTTTTTATGTAAAATAGGTGCGAATGATATTCACTTGTTATTGGTCATACCTCAAGCGCACCGATAATTTCTTTCACAGACTTATATCCGTGTCTATCGAGATAGTCGTTTATACCTTCCGCTACTTTAATAGTAACTGCCGGATCGATGAAATTTGCCGTACCGATTTGGATGGCTGAAGCTCCGGCAAGCATAAATTCCACAGCGTCTTTCCAGTTCATGATACCTCCTAAACCAATGACAGGTATTTTTACCGCCTGGGCAACTTGCCATACCATGCGGAGTGCGATTGGTTTTACTGCTGCACCGGACATACCACCTGTTACAGTGGAGAGTATAGGACGCCTGCGTTCCGCGTCTATAGCCATTCCAAGCAGTGTATTAATTAATGAAACGCTGTCTGCGCCGCCATTTTCTACTGCACGGGCTATTTCAGCAATGCTTGTCACGTTAGGAGACAGCTTTACGATAAGTGTCTTTTTGTAAGCTGCGCGCACAGCTTTCACCACTTCTTCGGCTCCTTTTGCAGTGACACCAAAAGCCATTCCACCTTGCTTTACATTGGGACAAGAGATGTTCAATTCAATGGCAGGAATTTTGTCAAGTTCGTTAATGGCTTCTGCTGTTTTTACATAATCTTCTATGGCAGAACCCGAAACATTTACAATCATATTAGTTTCAATGTCCTTAATACGCGGATATATCTGTTCAATAAAGTAATTTACTCCCTTATTTTGCAGTCCCACAGCGTTTAACATACCTGACGGAGTTTCCGCCATACGCGGATATGGGTTACCTTCACGTTTGTGAAGAGTCGTACCCTTTACAATTATACCACCTATTCGCGTAATATCAATGAAATCGGCAAACTCTTCACCATACCCAAATGTACCGGAAGCCGTCATCACCGGATTATTCATTTGTAATTCTCCAATGTTTACACTTAAATCTGCCATAATAGTTTGTTTATATTAAAAACCGGACCTTCTTTACATACACATAAATGCCCTTCCGTTGTATTTTCTACGCAACAGAGGCAAGCGCCTATACCACAAGCCATTGTATTTTCCAATGATACTTCACAAGCTATATCTTTACTTTTGGCATATTTAGCCACCGCCATCATCATAGGCTTAGGGCCACAAGTGTAAATCTGCTCGAATTGCACCTTATTCAATATGGAATGTTGTGTCACATATCTCTTTTCGCCATGACTGCCGTCCTCGGTAGTCGTATATACATCACCATAAGCTGCAAACTGCTCCAGTTGCAGCAAGTCCTTATCACTTCTTGCTCCCAGAAGGAACGTCGGTTTACTGCCGTTTTTAGCTAATTGCTCGCCCAGATAAAGCATGGGAGCTGTACCAACACCTCCACCTACTAACAGAAGCTTATCAGAAGCCTTTTCAGGCATTGTGAAGCCATTTCCCAAAGGAAGTACTACGTTGACCGTATCTCCGGCTTTTGCTTCGCCTAATTGCCTGGTTCCGTCTCCAATCAGTTGGATCAGAAACCACACTTCATTGCGTTGTCTATCTACATAATTAATGGAAATGGGGCGGCGCAAGAAAGTAGTTGGAGATCCGTCCACACGTATTTCCGCAAATTGTCCCGGAAGCATTTCCGGAAGCGGAGACGGAGACGTCAGTTTTAATAGCACATAATTAGCGTGCAGTCGGACGTTCTCAGTCACTGTCAAATCTAAAATGTATTTTTTCATTATCCTATATAAAGAGGTGAATTTTATCTTCAGGGTACAAAGATAATGCAAATCGAATGCAGAACTTTCATGCTTGCATGAAAAAGTTCTGCTGAGATGCTTATCTTATCCAAAGATACGGGAAATTGTGCAAATAGTCGTTTATGAGCCTTACTTTTCGGGTTTAAACGTCTCGTACGTATTATCGTCGAAGAAAATTCTTATTTCAGTGATTTTTCTGGGAGGCCTTTCTTTATAGATAATCTCCTGTTTTACAATCTCTTTAGTGGCATTTACAGGCGTTTCTAATGCGATTTCCTTGCGATTTTCGGCCGAACCTGTCTCTTTGGACGGATTTACGGAATTCTCGGCGAATAATGGATAGTCGAATCCACTCTCGATAGAAGGGTCAGAATCGGAAGACGTATTACTCATTTCACCTTGCCCGGTAAGTAGCCATTCTAAATTGATATCATTATATCTTTGATGAAGACGAAGAATAACTTCTGTACTTGGATATTTATTACGCGGACCTAAAATATGTGAGATGGTAGCTTGAGCTACACCAATACTTTCGGCAAATGCGCCTGCGGTTAATTTTTCCCGATCCATGATCATTTTGAACCTATCTTTTATGCTCATAACTGTTGCGATATAGGTGATGTTTACAATTGTATTGATTCTCTTTTGAATTACAAAAGTAAAGAAATGAAGTTACAAAAGCAAATTAAAAGTGTGAATTTTCTTATATTACAATTGTATGTTTATTATTTCAAATGTTATATGTACAAATGTGATGATATATATTACCTAGATTTTAAGCCCATATTTTTACTTTAAT
This window contains:
- a CDS encoding patatin-like phospholipase family protein translates to MKRILLLLSFCFLLLPMLHAQKVGLVLSGGGAKGMTHIGIIRALEENNIPIDYITGTSMGAIIGSLYAMGYSPDDMEALLRSEDFKRWYSGKVEPKYAYYFKKSIPTPEFFNIRFDFKDSLNVKPQLPTSMVNPIQMNLVFVELFARATAACDGDFDRLFVPFRCIASDVYNKRQIVLGKGDLGDAVRASMSFPFVFKPIEIDSVLAYDGGIYNNFPTDVMRDDFHPDIIIGSVVAANPSKPKENDLMSQIENMVMQKTDYSIPDSVGILMTFKYDDVNLLDFDRLQELHDIGYNRTLSLMDSIKGRIHRRVNADNVRLRRLVYRSNLPQLYFQKIYIDGANPQQQAYIQKEFHDEEDEPFTYEDLKRGYFRLLADNMISEIIPKAVFNKETDMYDLHLKVKMEDNFSVRLGGSVSTTSSNQIYLGLGYQNLNYYAKEFTFDGQLGKVYNNAQLMARIDLPTHIPTSYRLIASISTFDYYKKEKLFSKNDKPSFNSKDERFLKLIIALPFLANKRAEFGFGIGKLQDNYFQSSVINFEEDRSDRSLYRLIGGSISFYGSTLNSRQYATKGYNEKLIAQIFTGKERYKPGNPTEQSVTQERQSWLQISYMKEAYHSMAPKFVLGWMAEALYSSRNFSENFTATMMQAAEFSPTPHSKLMYNEAFRANQFLAAGIKPMFIFNDMFHLRGEFYGFMPIFPIEKNTQNKAFYGKAFSKVEYMGEVSVICQLPFGAISAYVNHYSSPRREWNVGLSIGWQLFNYRFIE
- the dapA gene encoding 4-hydroxy-tetrahydrodipicolinate synthase, translating into MIQTKLKGMGVALITPFKEDESVDYDALIRLVDYQLQNNTDFLCVLGTTAETPTLTEEEKKKIKKMVIERVNGRIPILLGVGGNNTRAIVNTLQNDDFTGVDAILSVVPYYNKPSQEGIYQHYKAIAEATELPIVLYNVPGRTGVNMKAETTLRIARDFKNVIAIKEASGDITQMDDIIKNKPANFDVISGDDGITFPLITLGAVGIISVIGNAFPREFSRMVRLALRGDYANALTIHHKFAELFKLLFVDGNPAGVKAMLNVMGMIENKLRLPLVPTRITTFEAMRKILDELNIKC
- the ligA gene encoding NAD-dependent DNA ligase LigA; protein product: MTAKEKIDQLRAELHRHNYNYYVLNAPEISDKEFDDMMRELQEMEREHPEYQDETSPTMRVGSDLNKNFTQVTHKYPMLSLGNTYSEGEVSDFYDRTQKALNEDFEICAELKYDGTSISLTYENGKLIRAVTRGDGEKGDDVTDNVKTIRTIPLVLHGDYPQLFEIRGEILMPWKVFEELNREKEAREEPLFANPRNAASGTLKLQNSAIVASRKLDAYLYYLLGEELPCDGHYENLQKAAQWGFKISDHMKKCHSLQEVFDYIHYWDTERKNLPVATDGIVLKVNSLKQQKNLGFTAKSPRWAIAYKFQAERALTRLNKVTYQVGRTGAVTPVANLDPVQLSGTIVKRASLHNADIIEGLDLHVGDMVYVEKGGEIIPKITGVDKDARSMMVGEKVKFITHCPECGSKLIRYEGEAAHYCPNETACPPQIKGKIEHFISRKAMNIDGLGPETVDMFYRLGLIKDTTDLYKLTVDDIKNLDRMGDKSAENIVKGIAQSREVPFERALFALGIRFVGETVAKKIAKSFTDIEELENADLERLINIDEIGEKIAQSIISYFANPLNRELIERLKIAGLQFSRKEEDLSGYTDKLVGQSIVISGVFTHHSRDEYKDLIEKNGGKNVGSISAKTSFILAGENMGPAKLEKAQKLGVQIMSEDEFLALIS
- the trmD gene encoding tRNA (guanosine(37)-N1)-methyltransferase TrmD gives rise to the protein MRIDIITVLPEMIEGFFNCSIMKRAQNKGLAEIHIHNLRDYTEDKYRRVDDYPFGGFAGMVMKIEPIERCINALKAEREYDEVIFTTPDGEQFNQPMANTLSLTQNLIILCGHFKGIDYRIREHLITKEISIGDYVLTGGELAAAVMADAIVRIIPGVISDEQSALSDSFQDNLLAAPVYTRPADYNGWKVPEILLSGHEAKIKEWELQQSLERTRRLRPDLLGEE
- a CDS encoding dihydroorotate dehydrogenase: MADLSVNIGELQMNNPVMTASGTFGYGEEFADFIDITRIGGIIVKGTTLHKREGNPYPRMAETPSGMLNAVGLQNKGVNYFIEQIYPRIKDIETNMIVNVSGSAIEDYVKTAEAINELDKIPAIELNISCPNVKQGGMAFGVTAKGAEEVVKAVRAAYKKTLIVKLSPNVTSIAEIARAVENGGADSVSLINTLLGMAIDAERRRPILSTVTGGMSGAAVKPIALRMVWQVAQAVKIPVIGLGGIMNWKDAVEFMLAGASAIQIGTANFIDPAVTIKVAEGINDYLDRHGYKSVKEIIGALEV
- a CDS encoding dihydroorotate dehydrogenase electron transfer subunit — encoded protein: MKKYILDLTVTENVRLHANYVLLKLTSPSPLPEMLPGQFAEIRVDGSPTTFLRRPISINYVDRQRNEVWFLIQLIGDGTRQLGEAKAGDTVNVVLPLGNGFTMPEKASDKLLLVGGGVGTAPMLYLGEQLAKNGSKPTFLLGARSDKDLLQLEQFAAYGDVYTTTEDGSHGEKRYVTQHSILNKVQFEQIYTCGPKPMMMAVAKYAKSKDIACEVSLENTMACGIGACLCCVENTTEGHLCVCKEGPVFNINKLLWQI
- a CDS encoding helix-turn-helix domain-containing protein, which codes for MSIKDRFKMIMDREKLTAGAFAESIGVAQATISHILGPRNKYPSTEVILRLHQRYNDINLEWLLTGQGEMSNTSSDSDPSIESGFDYPLFAENSVNPSKETGSAENRKEIALETPVNATKEIVKQEIIYKERPPRKITEIRIFFDDNTYETFKPEK